In one Nitrososphaera viennensis EN76 genomic region, the following are encoded:
- the ppa gene encoding inorganic diphosphatase: MALVDTLKAGKNPPEELNVVIEIPKGSNIKYEIDDETGALFVDRKLFTAMFYPCNYGFVPQTKEKDGDPVDVLVLGNDPVVPSSVIRANPVGVLITADEEGEDAKVVAVPVAKIDPSFSDVKDINNVPQHIQDQIKHFFEHYKELEKGKYVKVKGWENKESAKKKISEAMERYNKKDEK; encoded by the coding sequence TTGGCGCTTGTAGACACACTCAAGGCAGGCAAGAACCCGCCGGAAGAGCTAAACGTGGTAATCGAGATCCCAAAGGGCAGCAACATCAAGTACGAGATAGACGACGAGACTGGCGCGCTCTTTGTTGACCGCAAGCTGTTCACCGCGATGTTTTACCCGTGCAACTATGGCTTTGTGCCGCAGACAAAGGAAAAGGACGGAGACCCCGTCGACGTGCTGGTGCTGGGAAACGATCCTGTTGTGCCATCGTCAGTCATCCGCGCGAACCCTGTCGGCGTGCTCATAACCGCTGACGAGGAGGGGGAGGACGCCAAGGTGGTGGCAGTCCCGGTGGCAAAGATTGACCCGTCGTTTTCCGACGTCAAGGACATCAACAACGTGCCCCAGCACATCCAGGACCAGATCAAGCACTTTTTTGAGCACTACAAGGAGCTTGAAAAGGGCAAGTACGTCAAGGTCAAGGGCTGGGAGAACAAAGAATCAGCCAAGAAAAAGATAAGCGAAGCGATGGAACGCTACAACAAGAAGGACGAAAAGTAA
- a CDS encoding phosphoglycolate phosphatase, with protein sequence MATIKVFAVDIDGTLTENGGGAVHMPALSKLRYLDKLGYPVIYVTGRSSVEAYVLAVFGGTTRVAVGENGGAITVAPQEHKLLASREKCMEGYELLRKSLDGVQEKPVFPRMTEVVMLRTFDIKEGQKILDEHGLQLYLNDSKYAFHINEKGVDKALGLKEALKILKAGPEETVAIGDSETDIPMYDICGCSIALAHAEDHVKEKARHVVAGREGTGLIDAIDYVAQNYLGVKAE encoded by the coding sequence TTGGCCACCATCAAGGTCTTTGCAGTCGACATCGACGGCACCCTGACGGAGAACGGGGGCGGAGCGGTGCACATGCCCGCATTGTCGAAACTGCGCTACCTTGACAAGCTCGGCTACCCTGTAATCTATGTCACCGGCAGGTCGTCGGTAGAGGCGTACGTGCTTGCGGTGTTTGGCGGCACGACAAGAGTCGCAGTGGGCGAGAACGGCGGCGCAATAACAGTGGCGCCGCAGGAGCACAAACTATTGGCAAGCCGGGAAAAGTGCATGGAGGGGTACGAGCTGTTGAGAAAGAGCCTTGACGGCGTGCAGGAAAAGCCGGTTTTCCCGCGCATGACGGAGGTCGTGATGCTTCGCACGTTTGACATCAAGGAGGGGCAGAAAATCCTCGACGAGCACGGCCTGCAGCTTTACCTCAACGACAGCAAGTACGCGTTTCACATCAACGAAAAGGGGGTGGACAAGGCGCTCGGCCTGAAGGAGGCATTGAAAATATTGAAAGCCGGGCCGGAAGAAACAGTCGCAATAGGCGACAGCGAGACGGACATACCGATGTACGACATTTGCGGCTGCAGCATCGCGCTTGCGCACGCAGAGGATCACGTGAAAGAAAAAGCAAGGCACGTCGTTGCAGGAAGGGAAGGCACTGGCCTGATAGACGCCATCGACTATGTCGCGCAGAACTACCTGGGGGTAAAGGCGGAGTGA
- a CDS encoding arginine--tRNA ligase produces MTFRRFRLQTHDAVAESMAKAGYNAVPFDVSEPPKKEFGDLTCNVAFLLSKQLRMAPPKIAQELIEKGIKPYLAENQDRLNFIKSVEPHPAGYINFRFDYAVVAKDTLGYALEKPDRYGYVDYGALERIVIEHTSVNPNKALHVGHMRNVILGDTLYRIMRAANNKVQVLNYVDDSGLQVADIIIGFLYAGFPREPPDGRKFDQYCGDEVYVKVNQMYEKDPTLAEKRKLVLREIEEGKSEVAKFAAGITKRVLDEQLKTCWRMKVHYDILNFESQIVHSQMWNKAFELLKKERLVRFEEEGKNKGCWVIEAGGEEDKVVVRSDGTATYIAKDIPYAAWKLGLVPDPFSYEKYVQQWDGTTLYATTLGSGAEASRFEGGDRVITIIDSRQARLQRIISQVLGKIGNATTERKRHDYQHLGYEAVTLSASTARALGIDIGDRQFMHMSGRKGIYVGADFVLDHLRDKAREEVKTRNPEFSDEQAGQIAEEIAISAIRYNMIKQDLDKIITFDIHESMSLEGDTGPYLQYAYARSQRILEKSGMAVIETADYALLKEEAEIELVKEISKMDLVVEDAARSLSPKALARYAYSLATIFNSFYEKVPVLKAQDAETLAARLALVRASGIALKNALSILGITALNKM; encoded by the coding sequence GTGACGTTTAGGAGATTCAGGCTCCAAACACATGATGCAGTTGCTGAAAGCATGGCAAAGGCAGGATACAATGCAGTGCCGTTTGACGTGTCAGAGCCTCCAAAAAAAGAGTTTGGCGACCTGACCTGCAATGTCGCGTTCCTGCTCAGCAAGCAGCTGAGGATGGCGCCTCCAAAGATAGCGCAGGAGCTCATCGAAAAGGGCATCAAGCCGTACCTTGCCGAGAATCAAGATAGGCTCAATTTCATCAAATCCGTAGAGCCGCACCCCGCCGGCTACATCAACTTTCGCTTCGATTACGCGGTGGTGGCAAAAGACACGCTTGGCTACGCGCTGGAAAAGCCAGACAGGTACGGCTATGTCGATTACGGGGCGCTGGAGCGCATCGTCATCGAGCACACGAGCGTCAACCCGAACAAGGCGCTGCACGTCGGCCACATGCGCAACGTGATACTTGGCGACACGCTCTACCGCATAATGAGAGCGGCAAACAACAAGGTTCAGGTCTTGAATTACGTAGATGATTCGGGGCTTCAGGTCGCCGACATCATCATTGGATTCCTGTACGCAGGCTTTCCACGCGAGCCGCCGGACGGCCGCAAGTTCGACCAGTACTGCGGCGACGAGGTGTACGTCAAGGTAAACCAGATGTACGAAAAGGATCCGACGCTTGCGGAAAAGCGCAAGCTGGTGCTGCGCGAGATAGAAGAGGGCAAGTCAGAGGTTGCAAAGTTTGCCGCCGGGATAACAAAGAGGGTGCTTGACGAGCAGCTAAAGACTTGCTGGCGCATGAAGGTGCACTATGACATCCTGAACTTTGAGTCGCAGATAGTGCACTCGCAGATGTGGAACAAGGCCTTTGAGCTCTTGAAAAAAGAGCGGCTGGTAAGATTCGAGGAAGAAGGCAAGAACAAGGGCTGCTGGGTCATCGAGGCAGGAGGCGAGGAGGACAAGGTGGTCGTGAGAAGCGACGGCACGGCGACCTACATCGCAAAGGACATCCCGTACGCCGCGTGGAAGCTGGGGCTCGTGCCTGACCCGTTCAGCTATGAAAAATATGTGCAGCAGTGGGACGGAACGACGCTGTACGCGACCACTCTTGGCAGTGGCGCGGAAGCAAGCAGGTTTGAAGGAGGCGACAGAGTGATAACGATAATCGACTCGCGGCAGGCGCGCCTCCAGCGCATCATATCGCAGGTGCTTGGGAAAATAGGAAATGCAACAACGGAGCGCAAGCGCCATGATTACCAGCACCTCGGCTACGAGGCGGTGACTCTGAGCGCCAGCACCGCCAGGGCGCTTGGCATAGACATCGGCGACAGGCAGTTCATGCACATGTCCGGGAGAAAGGGCATCTACGTCGGGGCGGATTTCGTGCTTGACCACCTGCGGGACAAGGCCCGGGAGGAGGTAAAGACGCGCAACCCCGAGTTTTCCGACGAGCAGGCCGGCCAGATCGCAGAAGAGATCGCTATTTCCGCAATACGCTACAACATGATAAAGCAGGACCTCGACAAGATAATCACGTTTGACATCCATGAATCAATGAGCCTGGAGGGCGACACCGGCCCGTACCTGCAATATGCGTACGCGCGCTCGCAGCGCATACTGGAAAAGTCCGGCATGGCTGTTATAGAAACAGCAGATTACGCGCTTTTGAAGGAAGAGGCAGAGATAGAGCTGGTAAAAGAAATCTCGAAAATGGACCTGGTGGTTGAAGACGCCGCCAGGTCGCTGAGCCCAAAGGCCCTTGCCCGCTATGCGTACAGCCTTGCCACCATTTTCAACTCGTTTTACGAAAAAGTGCCTGTGCTAAAGGCGCAGGACGCAGAGACGCTTGCCGCCAGGCTTGCCCTTGTCAGGGCGTCTGGAATCGCGCTAAAGAACGCGCTGTCGATACTCGGCATAACGGCGCTCAATAAGATGTAA
- a CDS encoding tRNA (adenine-N1)-methyltransferase, with protein MKIREGSYVLLFHTSRKKWLTKVTPDKKIHTHIGIIDVGATIGMEYGSVIRTTEGKVVFLIEPTTHDFIMKSERRTQIVYPKDLGFIAARTGMKNGSKILEIGTGSAAAATFFASIVKPEGHVYSFDVNPDFMEIAKRNLEKAGMADYVTLNRHDPHEGVDVREADIAIVDLGDPWTVLDQVHDALKGSGAFVAICPTMNQIEKTATELKKSGYADIESIELLIRTMEAREGMTRPSMRMIGHTTYLVFARKVQKKAEAPSDEPGEGEGEEGEEAGQ; from the coding sequence TTGAAGATTCGGGAAGGCTCGTACGTACTCCTGTTCCACACGTCGCGCAAAAAGTGGCTCACCAAGGTGACGCCCGACAAGAAAATCCACACGCACATCGGGATCATCGACGTGGGCGCCACTATAGGCATGGAGTACGGGTCCGTGATAAGGACGACGGAAGGAAAGGTGGTCTTTCTCATCGAGCCCACCACCCACGACTTTATCATGAAGTCAGAGCGCAGGACGCAAATAGTCTACCCAAAGGACCTCGGATTCATAGCCGCGCGCACCGGCATGAAAAACGGCTCCAAGATACTGGAGATAGGAACGGGAAGCGCGGCCGCAGCGACGTTCTTTGCAAGCATCGTCAAGCCCGAGGGCCACGTTTACAGTTTTGACGTCAACCCGGATTTCATGGAGATTGCCAAGCGCAACCTGGAAAAGGCCGGCATGGCCGACTATGTGACGCTAAACCGCCACGACCCTCACGAAGGCGTCGACGTGAGGGAGGCAGACATTGCCATAGTCGACCTCGGCGACCCCTGGACGGTGCTTGACCAGGTGCACGACGCGCTCAAGGGAAGCGGCGCGTTTGTGGCCATCTGCCCCACCATGAACCAGATCGAGAAAACGGCGACAGAATTGAAAAAGAGCGGCTATGCCGACATCGAGTCGATTGAGCTTTTGATACGCACGATGGAGGCGCGCGAGGGCATGACCCGGCCTTCGATGCGCATGATAGGGCACACCACCTACCTTGTCTTTGCCAGAAAGGTGCAGAAAAAGGCCGAGGCGCCGTCTGACGAGCCCGGAGAAGGAGAAGGGGAAGAAGGAGAAGAGGCGGGACAATAA
- a CDS encoding cupredoxin domain-containing protein — translation MAEEGGATTIPVIAGLAAGIALVVLFGLFFSPSLSAEKTHITEISIEVPPKPRIDQALDITVRVTGTTLSCAYPHVAIKNANTSEVIWDSGNAIVLCVTDPEQSRPVDINWALGGKYVDNNNQSIGPSPVIIREAGLYRISAEYDTLKTSRTMEVFPQVVDVRILKDSSVQSSGKTYDPKTVRVFLGMNNTVRWTNEDEVPHGIAADNDHDPDFYAATNSKDGPRLLQPRDSFEFTFTRAGEFGYHGEPGPWMTGTVVVMPSMPPSVSELKPILSEKDAAGIVAKDILARNPGAQVADYPLSKKFPVMLYYFAPSGARIVIDNGENRVLGRCDPASLACYPEYSKLDLQDNNADRLAYAVQVLVKKDKSAGYDDAAYYLVGANTGRIIYSSESETNTLENAKAGSLCNNSMPGQESGSVKEPSMLPAGYHCAFEQGRQEEGVFVYWDHDFQGYPTGHSALKIQPEPSRYRTTSGPAKTKAMRKKSTNPA, via the coding sequence ATGGCGGAGGAGGGAGGGGCGACGACTATTCCGGTCATCGCAGGTCTTGCCGCCGGCATAGCCCTTGTCGTGCTCTTTGGCCTTTTCTTTTCGCCTTCCCTGTCCGCAGAAAAAACACACATCACAGAAATCAGCATAGAGGTCCCGCCAAAGCCCCGGATAGATCAGGCGCTGGACATCACTGTAAGAGTCACAGGCACGACTTTGTCATGCGCTTATCCGCATGTCGCCATAAAAAACGCAAATACTTCCGAGGTGATCTGGGACTCTGGAAATGCCATAGTGCTGTGCGTCACTGACCCTGAACAAAGCCGCCCGGTTGACATCAACTGGGCGCTGGGCGGGAAATATGTCGACAACAACAACCAGAGCATCGGCCCAAGCCCCGTGATAATCAGGGAGGCAGGGCTTTACAGGATATCGGCAGAGTATGACACCCTGAAGACCAGCAGGACGATGGAGGTGTTCCCGCAGGTCGTTGACGTAAGAATTCTGAAGGACTCGTCGGTGCAATCGTCCGGCAAGACGTACGACCCCAAGACAGTCAGGGTGTTCCTGGGCATGAACAACACGGTGCGGTGGACAAACGAAGACGAGGTGCCGCATGGCATAGCGGCAGACAACGACCATGACCCCGATTTCTACGCAGCCACCAATTCCAAGGACGGGCCGCGTTTGCTGCAGCCCAGAGACTCGTTTGAATTCACTTTCACAAGGGCAGGAGAATTCGGATACCACGGCGAGCCGGGCCCGTGGATGACAGGAACCGTCGTGGTCATGCCCAGCATGCCTCCCTCTGTCTCCGAGCTCAAGCCCATACTGTCAGAAAAAGACGCGGCAGGCATTGTGGCAAAAGACATCCTTGCCAGAAACCCGGGCGCACAGGTAGCAGACTACCCGCTGTCAAAGAAATTCCCAGTCATGCTGTACTATTTTGCGCCCAGCGGGGCCCGCATAGTGATAGACAATGGCGAAAACAGGGTCCTTGGCAGGTGCGACCCGGCAAGCCTGGCCTGCTACCCAGAGTACAGCAAGCTGGATCTGCAAGATAACAACGCGGACAGGCTGGCGTACGCCGTGCAGGTGCTCGTAAAGAAGGACAAAAGCGCAGGATACGACGATGCCGCGTATTATCTTGTGGGCGCCAACACGGGCAGGATAATCTACTCTTCAGAGTCAGAGACAAACACCCTTGAAAATGCAAAGGCAGGTTCGCTCTGCAACAACAGCATGCCAGGCCAGGAAAGTGGTTCTGTCAAAGAGCCGTCAATGCTGCCCGCCGGGTATCATTGCGCGTTTGAACAGGGCAGGCAGGAAGAAGGCGTTTTTGTATACTGGGATCACGACTTTCAGGGATACCCTACTGGGCACTCGGCTCTAAAGATCCAGCCGGAGCCATCAAGATATCGTACGACAAGCGGACCGGCGAAGACCAAGGCGATGCGCAAGAAGAGTACCAATCCAGCATAG
- a CDS encoding DDE-type integrase/transposase/recombinase — MRKRTDPAIIRYALYLYFNSRSFRLAARSLSPIKRRSHVAVWKWVQKYSSLADRFRTDRRLVRAIFVDETLLQIDGHDYWLWIAYEPTIGTCLMMHLSRERTIFVCYQFFKQLQRRYGRRPIFTDGAQWYNDACRWLRLRHYVYGTELKNLMERFIQHIKDRTECFDDHFPCRKENCDRQHVWNWFKLFLLYLHMGADMIRFMTFLAKDGG; from the coding sequence ATGAGAAAGAGGACAGACCCAGCTATAATCAGATATGCACTGTACCTGTATTTTAATTCTAGGAGCTTTCGGCTGGCAGCCAGATCGCTATCACCAATAAAGAGAAGGAGCCACGTTGCTGTATGGAAATGGGTACAGAAATATTCCAGCCTTGCAGACAGGTTCCGGACAGACAGACGCCTTGTCAGGGCAATATTTGTTGACGAAACACTATTGCAGATAGATGGGCATGACTATTGGCTATGGATAGCGTACGAACCAACTATTGGCACATGCTTGATGATGCATCTGTCTCGTGAGAGGACCATTTTCGTATGTTACCAGTTCTTCAAGCAGTTGCAAAGGAGGTATGGAAGGAGGCCGATATTCACAGACGGTGCTCAGTGGTACAATGATGCTTGCAGGTGGCTCAGATTACGCCATTATGTGTACGGTACAGAATTGAAGAATTTGATGGAGCGGTTTATACAGCATATCAAGGACAGGACGGAGTGTTTTGACGACCACTTTCCATGCAGGAAGGAGAATTGTGACAGACAGCATGTCTGGAACTGGTTCAAATTATTTTTACTGTACCTGCATATGGGCGCAGACATGATACGGTTTATGACATTCCTGGCCAAGGATGGTGGCTAA
- a CDS encoding PH domain-containing protein — protein sequence MITLDADEEQIAQSRAVLESSSESGRKVRSAGTLTLTNKRIAFESDRHGLVRVIALHAIQSVTPVKKDQLIISYPDHDSIKILKDKYWIIKGKEDAKPADYWLNLIKMMVAAGKEYDDARAADAGIDAASQRNLAAREPIAANLSSSSLSNQDLNSNSLVIVDIATSTLQWNKVPGWRKHEDERIWQGRDRMEEMSKQEWLAYKREAFILHNKIDDLYDEYFEARKTKNKQRCKEVKEEMKIIGKELYGKEGFIPFKNIAADKWSES from the coding sequence ATGATCACTTTAGATGCAGATGAAGAACAGATAGCCCAAAGCAGAGCAGTGCTGGAAAGTAGCAGTGAATCAGGCAGGAAGGTCCGCAGCGCAGGAACGTTAACTCTGACCAACAAAAGAATCGCATTTGAATCTGACAGGCATGGTCTTGTCAGAGTGATTGCTCTCCATGCAATTCAAAGCGTTACTCCAGTAAAGAAGGATCAGTTGATAATTTCTTACCCAGACCACGATAGCATAAAGATACTGAAGGACAAATATTGGATAATAAAAGGTAAAGAAGATGCAAAGCCTGCCGATTATTGGCTAAATCTAATCAAGATGATGGTGGCCGCCGGCAAAGAATATGATGATGCCAGAGCGGCAGACGCTGGAATCGATGCTGCAAGCCAAAGAAACTTAGCAGCACGTGAACCTATTGCTGCCAATCTCTCTTCGTCGTCTCTCTCAAACCAAGATTTGAATTCGAATTCTCTTGTTATTGTAGATATCGCAACAAGCACGCTGCAATGGAACAAGGTACCCGGATGGAGAAAACACGAAGATGAGCGCATCTGGCAAGGCAGAGACAGAATGGAAGAGATGAGCAAACAGGAATGGCTTGCATACAAGAGAGAAGCATTCATACTACACAACAAGATTGATGACCTTTACGACGAATATTTTGAAGCCAGAAAGACGAAGAATAAGCAAAGATGCAAAGAAGTAAAAGAAGAGATGAAAATAATAGGTAAAGAGTTGTATGGCAAGGAAGGCTTTATCCCTTTCAAGAATATAGCAGCTGACAAGTGGTCTGAAAGCTAG
- a CDS encoding AAA family ATPase translates to MMIGKPPEDVIDRESEVGRILKAMTDKKANANFALIGHRRIGKSTILHKVKRELEKGNHAAGCCIPVYVDLGEYRYSPVELAEVLTEKLTRAYAKGLPKASQLLSKITSSLGQLAEIRRLRARFLAKLDSTGQPAIEIDPYIKDRDSKYDRALDNFFEYANRISEASKRRVVIMIDEFQHVTEYVKYDGLENILDFLRAVLERRKNVSFIVSGSRIHYLRNILGEGGSPLFGHFAIIEVKPLAKEYAVDLFLKSNPRATAQDCEDAYALVDGHPFYLVMLAEAQTEGESVKETYRRILTSTTGALYLYVNYIVTEDLPNYKSTNYRRVLESLASGEKTISELAKDADIRLTHLPRLLTKLIEYDLVYKEGGRYFIADRVVRDYFKMRSQP, encoded by the coding sequence ATGATGATAGGCAAGCCGCCTGAAGACGTAATCGACCGAGAGAGCGAAGTAGGAAGGATTCTAAAAGCCATGACTGACAAGAAAGCAAACGCAAACTTTGCCCTCATAGGCCACAGAAGGATAGGCAAATCCACCATACTGCACAAGGTCAAGCGGGAGCTTGAAAAAGGAAACCATGCCGCAGGCTGCTGCATCCCGGTGTACGTCGACCTTGGCGAGTACCGCTACTCACCGGTAGAGCTTGCAGAAGTGTTGACAGAAAAACTGACAAGGGCATATGCAAAGGGCCTGCCAAAAGCATCACAACTCCTGTCCAAGATAACAAGCTCGCTTGGGCAGCTTGCAGAGATAAGGCGTCTGCGCGCCCGGTTCCTGGCGAAGTTGGACAGCACGGGGCAGCCAGCGATAGAGATCGACCCCTACATAAAAGATAGGGACAGCAAGTATGACCGTGCCCTTGACAACTTTTTTGAATATGCAAACCGCATCTCCGAAGCTTCCAAGAGAAGAGTCGTAATAATGATAGACGAGTTCCAACATGTGACAGAGTACGTCAAGTACGACGGCCTCGAAAACATCCTTGACTTTCTGCGCGCCGTCCTTGAGCGGAGGAAGAACGTCTCCTTCATAGTGAGCGGCTCACGGATACACTACCTGCGCAACATCCTGGGAGAAGGTGGTAGCCCCCTCTTTGGCCACTTTGCCATCATCGAGGTTAAACCTCTTGCAAAGGAATATGCAGTAGATCTTTTCTTGAAGTCAAACCCTCGTGCCACTGCGCAAGACTGCGAGGACGCGTATGCGCTCGTTGATGGCCACCCGTTCTACCTCGTAATGCTTGCAGAGGCGCAGACGGAAGGAGAGTCTGTCAAAGAGACCTATCGGCGCATTTTGACCAGTACTACGGGCGCGCTCTACCTGTACGTCAACTACATTGTGACCGAAGACCTCCCAAACTACAAGAGCACCAACTACAGGCGAGTGCTTGAATCGCTTGCGTCTGGAGAAAAGACTATTTCCGAGCTTGCAAAAGATGCCGACATAAGGCTGACGCACCTGCCCAGGCTGCTTACAAAGCTTATCGAGTACGACCTTGTGTACAAGGAAGGCGGCCGGTATTTCATAGCAGATAGGGTTGTGAGGGACTATTTCAAAATGCGGTCGCAGCCGTGA
- the cas6 gene encoding CRISPR-associated endoribonuclease Cas6 translates to MHDKEGYKFFCFSNVFPAYDLKKGDIRTLVVSSPSAGFVSHLRDALRPVDGVKLGCMRFQIDYARELDVKLPDAPFTIITGTPIVMRIPREMYRAQGVEPKGQYEYVYWRSDHPIDLIMSQLEANLAKKYAQYFGLAAAPGHPESGSRHLLPVGLFQKFKFKKQISTRVLMKGSDHVVIGTVWEFEFGRDANRDMVRFALDAGLGERNSLGFGFLNVR, encoded by the coding sequence GTGCACGACAAGGAGGGGTACAAGTTCTTTTGTTTTTCAAACGTGTTCCCTGCATATGACCTGAAGAAGGGCGACATCCGCACCTTGGTAGTGTCGTCGCCAAGCGCCGGGTTCGTTTCACATCTCCGCGACGCATTGAGGCCCGTGGATGGCGTAAAACTGGGGTGCATGAGGTTCCAGATCGACTATGCCCGTGAGCTGGACGTTAAGCTTCCCGATGCCCCTTTTACAATTATCACCGGCACTCCTATCGTTATGAGGATCCCGCGGGAGATGTACCGAGCGCAGGGCGTGGAGCCTAAAGGCCAGTACGAATACGTCTATTGGCGGAGCGACCACCCAATCGACCTCATTATGTCCCAGCTTGAGGCCAACTTGGCGAAAAAATACGCCCAGTACTTTGGGCTGGCCGCCGCCCCTGGTCATCCTGAAAGTGGTAGTCGCCATCTGCTGCCTGTCGGCCTCTTCCAAAAGTTCAAATTCAAAAAGCAGATCTCTACTCGGGTATTGATGAAGGGCTCCGATCATGTGGTGATAGGGACGGTGTGGGAATTTGAGTTTGGCAGAGACGCCAACAGAGACATGGTGCGGTTCGCTCTTGACGCCGGCTTGGGTGAGCGTAATTCTCTAGGATTTGGGTTCCTGAACGTTAGATGA